Proteins encoded together in one Amphritea japonica ATCC BAA-1530 window:
- a CDS encoding isocitrate lyase: MSTLNQDIDAIAGLKASAGNPWDAINPESAARMRAQNKFKTGLDIAKYTADLMRADMAAFDADKTKYTQSLGCWHGFIGQQKLISIKKHFNGQTDRRYLYLSGWMVAALRSDFGPLPDQSMHEKTSVAGLVEELYTFLRQADARELGGLFRALDAAREAGNTAEEAKIQDQIDNHVTHVVPIVADIDAGFGNAEATYLMAKQMIEAGACCLQIENQVADEKQCGHQDGKVTVPHADFHTKLRALRYAFLELGVDNGVIVARTDSEGAGLTKEIAVVKEPGDQGDRYNSYLDVEEIDVSQMAEGDVCFNRDGKLVRPKRLPSGLYQFRQGTGEERCVFDSIEAIKAGADLIWIETATPSVADIAGMMNEVRKEIPDAKLVYNNSPSFNWTLNFRQQAYDRWVEAGQDVSAYDRADLMNADYDSTELAADADDKIRTFQADSAREANIFHHLITLPTYHTAALSTDNLAKEYFGDEGMLGYVAGVQRKEIRQGIACVKHQNMSGSDMGDDHKEYFAGENALKAGGAKNTSNQFN; encoded by the coding sequence ATGTCTACACTAAACCAGGACATTGATGCCATCGCCGGTTTAAAAGCCTCTGCTGGTAACCCATGGGATGCCATCAACCCAGAGTCTGCTGCCCGCATGCGTGCTCAGAACAAATTTAAAACTGGCTTAGACATCGCTAAATACACCGCGGATCTGATGCGCGCTGACATGGCTGCCTTTGACGCTGACAAAACCAAGTACACTCAGTCTCTGGGTTGCTGGCACGGTTTTATCGGTCAGCAGAAGCTGATCTCTATTAAAAAGCACTTCAACGGCCAGACTGATCGCCGTTACCTGTACCTTTCAGGTTGGATGGTTGCTGCTCTGCGTTCTGATTTCGGTCCTCTGCCTGATCAGTCTATGCATGAGAAGACTTCTGTTGCTGGCCTGGTAGAAGAGCTATACACCTTCCTGCGTCAAGCTGATGCACGTGAACTGGGCGGTTTGTTCCGCGCGCTGGATGCTGCTCGTGAAGCTGGCAACACTGCTGAAGAAGCTAAAATTCAGGATCAGATCGACAACCATGTTACTCACGTAGTGCCAATCGTTGCGGACATCGATGCTGGTTTCGGTAACGCTGAAGCGACTTACCTGATGGCTAAGCAGATGATCGAAGCTGGCGCATGCTGCCTGCAGATTGAAAACCAGGTTGCTGACGAAAAGCAGTGTGGCCACCAGGACGGTAAAGTAACCGTACCTCACGCTGACTTCCACACCAAGCTACGTGCGCTACGTTATGCATTCCTTGAGCTGGGTGTTGATAACGGCGTTATCGTTGCACGGACCGACTCTGAAGGTGCTGGCCTGACCAAAGAGATCGCTGTTGTTAAAGAGCCTGGCGACCAGGGTGATCGTTACAACTCTTACCTGGATGTTGAAGAGATCGACGTATCTCAAATGGCTGAAGGCGATGTATGCTTCAACCGTGACGGTAAGCTGGTTCGTCCTAAGCGTCTGCCTTCTGGTCTGTATCAGTTCCGTCAGGGTACCGGTGAAGAGCGTTGCGTATTTGATAGCATCGAAGCGATTAAAGCGGGTGCTGACCTTATCTGGATCGAAACTGCGACACCAAGCGTTGCTGACATCGCGGGCATGATGAACGAAGTACGTAAAGAGATTCCGGATGCGAAGCTGGTTTACAACAACTCACCTTCTTTCAACTGGACTCTGAACTTCCGTCAGCAAGCATACGACCGCTGGGTTGAAGCTGGCCAGGATGTATCTGCTTACGATCGTGCTGATCTGATGAATGCTGATTACGATAGCACCGAACTGGCTGCTGATGCAGACGATAAGATCCGTACCTTCCAGGCTGATTCTGCCCGTGAAGCGAACATCTTCCATCACCTGATCACTCTGCCGACTTACCACACCGCTGCGCTGTCTACTGACAACCTGGCTAAAGAGTACTTCGGTGACGAAGGTATGCTGGGCTATGTTGCTGGCGTACAGCGTAAAGAGATTCGTCAGGGTATCGCATGTGTTAAGCACCAGAACATGTCTGGTTCTGACATGGGCGACGACCACAAAGAATACTTTGCAGGTGAGAACGCTCTGAAAGCTGGCGGTGCGAAAAACACCTCTAACCAGTTCAACTAA
- a CDS encoding isocitrate lyase, with product MSTLNQDIDTIAGLKAAAGNPWDAINPESAARMRAQNKFKTGLDIAKYTADLMRADMAAFDADKTKYTQSLGCWHGFIGQQKLISIKKHFNGQTDRRYLYLSGWMVAALRSDFGPLPDQSMHEKTSVAGLVEELYTFLRQADARELGGLFRALDAAREAGNTAEEAKIQDQIDNHVTHVVPIVADIDAGFGNAEATYLMAKQMIEAGACCLQIENQVADEKQCGHQDGKVTVPHADFHTKLRALRYAFLELGVDNGVIVARTDSEGAGLTKEIAVVKEPGDQGDRYNSYLDVEEIDVSQMAEGDVCFNRDGKLVRPKRLPSGLYQFRQGTGEERCVFDSIEAIKAGADLIWIETATPSVADIAGMMNEVRKEIPDAKLVYNNSPSFNWTLNFRQQAYDRWVEAGQDVSAYDRADLMNADYDSTELAADADDKIRTFQADSAREANIFHHLITLPTYHTAALSTDNLAKEYFGDEGMLGYVAGVQRKEIRQGIACVKHQNMSGSDMGDDHKEYFAGENALKAGGAKNTSNQFN from the coding sequence ATGTCTACACTAAACCAGGACATTGATACTATCGCCGGTTTAAAAGCCGCTGCTGGTAACCCATGGGATGCCATCAACCCAGAGTCTGCTGCCCGCATGCGTGCTCAGAACAAATTTAAAACTGGCTTAGACATCGCTAAATACACCGCGGATCTGATGCGCGCTGACATGGCTGCCTTTGACGCTGACAAAACCAAGTACACTCAGTCTCTGGGTTGCTGGCACGGTTTTATCGGTCAGCAGAAGCTGATCTCTATTAAAAAGCACTTCAACGGCCAGACTGATCGCCGTTACCTGTACCTTTCAGGTTGGATGGTTGCTGCTCTGCGTTCTGATTTCGGTCCTCTGCCTGATCAGTCTATGCATGAGAAGACTTCTGTTGCTGGCCTGGTAGAAGAGCTATACACCTTCCTGCGTCAAGCTGATGCACGTGAACTGGGCGGTTTGTTCCGCGCGCTGGATGCTGCTCGTGAAGCTGGCAACACTGCTGAAGAAGCTAAAATTCAGGATCAGATCGACAACCATGTTACTCACGTAGTGCCAATCGTTGCGGACATCGATGCTGGTTTCGGTAACGCTGAAGCGACTTACCTGATGGCTAAGCAGATGATCGAAGCTGGCGCATGCTGCCTGCAGATTGAAAACCAGGTTGCTGACGAAAAGCAGTGTGGCCACCAGGACGGTAAAGTAACCGTACCTCACGCTGACTTCCACACCAAGCTACGTGCGCTACGTTATGCATTCCTTGAGCTGGGTGTTGATAACGGCGTTATCGTTGCACGGACCGACTCTGAAGGTGCTGGCCTGACCAAAGAGATCGCTGTTGTTAAAGAGCCTGGCGACCAGGGTGATCGTTACAACTCTTACCTGGATGTTGAAGAGATCGACGTATCTCAAATGGCTGAAGGCGATGTATGCTTCAACCGTGACGGTAAGCTGGTTCGTCCTAAGCGTCTGCCTTCTGGTCTGTATCAGTTCCGTCAGGGTACCGGTGAAGAGCGTTGCGTATTTGATAGCATCGAAGCGATTAAAGCGGGTGCTGACCTTATCTGGATCGAAACTGCGACACCAAGCGTTGCTGACATCGCGGGCATGATGAACGAAGTACGTAAAGAGATTCCGGATGCGAAGCTGGTTTACAACAACTCACCTTCTTTCAACTGGACTCTGAACTTCCGTCAGCAAGCATACGACCGCTGGGTTGAAGCTGGCCAGGATGTATCTGCTTACGATCGTGCTGATCTGATGAATGCTGATTACGATAGCACCGAACTGGCTGCTGATGCAGACGATAAGATCCGTACCTTCCAGGCTGATTCTGCCCGTGAAGCGAACATCTTCCATCACCTGATCACTCTGCCGACTTACCACACCGCTGCGCTGTCTACTGACAACCTGGCTAAAGAGTACTTCGGTGACGAAGGTATGCTGGGCTATGTTGCTGGCGTACAGCGTAAAGAGATTCGTCAGGGTATCGCATGTGTTAAGCACCAGAACATGTCTGGTTCTGACATGGGCGACGACCACAAAGAATACTTTGCAGGTGAGAACGCTCTGAAAGCTGGCGGTGCGAAAAACACCTCTAACCAGTTTAACTAA
- a CDS encoding MFS transporter, which yields MFMNRGSSTTVHKIHYAWIIVFSGMLTLFCCMGLGRFALGMLLPSMGTTLTLSYSEMGFISTGNFVGYLLSVFLCGKMITRFGERRTIVVGLILISASMLIVSLSQQLWLIVIMYFITGIGSGAANITAMTLVAHWFSKKYRGRAAGYMIVGNGLGIMASGLLIPWLNSNWGDSGWRIGWASFSIIIALLTLIIAALVRNNPHALSISPLGEEPVEATAASNVQQAPDNLLRLIAHIGAIYFVFGFTYVIYATFIVTTLVDEYGFSEAKAGSLWMTIGVLSVFSGALFGWISDHFGRKAGLIGVYSLQTVSYLLVALMSGEYSLYLSMILFALTAFSIPAIIAAMVSDMLPPSEAGKVFGYVTFFFGVGQIGGPTMAGYLAELSGTFSSGYLLAALLTLTGIVLTSFLKYNSSTQT from the coding sequence ATGTTCATGAATCGAGGATCATCAACGACTGTCCACAAAATTCACTATGCCTGGATAATCGTATTTTCCGGTATGTTGACCCTGTTTTGCTGCATGGGACTGGGGCGTTTTGCTCTGGGAATGTTACTGCCATCCATGGGAACAACGCTTACTCTCAGTTATTCCGAAATGGGTTTTATCAGCACGGGTAATTTTGTCGGTTATCTGCTGTCGGTATTTCTCTGCGGCAAGATGATCACCCGTTTTGGAGAACGCAGAACCATCGTTGTTGGTCTGATTTTAATATCAGCCAGCATGCTCATTGTGAGCCTTAGCCAACAGTTATGGCTGATTGTTATAATGTATTTCATTACCGGTATAGGTAGTGGTGCGGCAAATATCACGGCAATGACACTCGTTGCCCATTGGTTTTCCAAGAAATATCGCGGCCGTGCTGCTGGCTATATGATTGTTGGTAATGGTTTGGGAATTATGGCAAGCGGCCTGCTGATACCCTGGTTAAACAGCAACTGGGGCGACTCTGGGTGGCGTATCGGCTGGGCCTCATTCTCGATTATTATTGCCTTACTAACATTGATTATCGCTGCGCTGGTACGCAACAATCCTCATGCATTATCTATAAGCCCGCTGGGTGAAGAACCCGTAGAAGCAACAGCTGCATCCAATGTACAACAAGCACCGGACAACCTTTTAAGACTGATTGCTCATATTGGCGCGATCTATTTCGTGTTTGGTTTTACCTACGTTATTTACGCAACTTTTATCGTCACAACGTTAGTCGATGAATATGGATTTAGTGAGGCTAAAGCCGGATCGCTCTGGATGACAATCGGTGTACTCAGTGTATTCTCCGGCGCTTTATTTGGCTGGATTTCGGACCATTTTGGCCGTAAAGCAGGACTGATTGGTGTATATAGCCTTCAGACAGTTTCTTATCTGCTGGTCGCATTAATGTCAGGCGAATATTCGCTGTATCTGTCAATGATACTGTTTGCCCTTACCGCCTTCAGTATTCCCGCCATTATTGCTGCTATGGTTAGCGATATGCTGCCGCCTTCTGAAGCTGGAAAAGTATTCGGTTATGTGACCTTCTTTTTCGGTGTAGGACAAATTGGCGGGCCGACGATGGCTGGTTATCTGGCCGAGTTAAGCGGCACCTTTTCATCGGGCTACCTGCTTGCTGCGCTGTTAACTTTGACGGGGATTGTGCTGACTTCCTTCCTTAAATATAACAGCAGCACTCAGACATAA
- a CDS encoding OmpW/AlkL family protein yields MGASLATAANCMAYEAGDMVLRIGLANVNPDTTNNTVVPGLDVEDNTQIGLAGTLMLTNNIGVELLAATPFKHDITLDGTKVGETEHLPPTLSIQYYPMESSSPLQPYIGVGINYTAFFSEGTTGALAGTKLKLDDSWGLSAQLGVDYSINDQWLVNAAVWKMDIDTNVEVDGTDMGGLEIDPTVFMLGVGYKF; encoded by the coding sequence ATGGGTGCTTCATTAGCCACAGCAGCAAACTGTATGGCATATGAAGCTGGTGATATGGTTTTGCGTATAGGGCTTGCCAACGTTAACCCAGACACCACAAACAATACTGTAGTACCGGGCTTAGATGTTGAGGATAACACCCAGATTGGTTTAGCCGGAACATTAATGTTGACCAACAATATTGGTGTCGAATTGCTGGCAGCAACACCATTCAAACATGACATTACACTAGACGGAACAAAGGTTGGTGAAACTGAGCATCTCCCACCGACTCTATCTATTCAGTACTACCCTATGGAGAGCAGTTCACCTCTACAGCCTTACATTGGCGTTGGTATCAACTACACAGCCTTCTTCTCTGAGGGTACAACAGGAGCATTGGCAGGCACCAAATTAAAGCTGGATGACTCCTGGGGGCTCAGCGCTCAACTAGGTGTCGATTACTCTATTAATGACCAATGGTTAGTAAATGCTGCCGTTTGGAAAATGGATATCGATACCAATGTTGAAGTCGATGGAACAGACATGGGCGGCCTTGAAATTGACCCTACCGTTTTCATGCTTGGGGTAGGCTACAAGTTCTAA
- a CDS encoding cupin domain-containing protein, with the protein MQNLFTNIPSDLPNELFTVLLENDHLTIERIVSRGQQTPENDWYDQDRHEWVLLVQGRARIAYCDSEPVELSAGQYLHIPAHRKHRVEWTSPTEDCIWLAIHYG; encoded by the coding sequence ATGCAAAATCTATTCACTAACATCCCTTCTGACCTGCCTAACGAGTTATTCACTGTTTTGTTAGAAAATGACCATCTCACAATTGAACGGATTGTGTCCCGAGGCCAGCAGACACCTGAAAACGACTGGTATGATCAGGATCGTCATGAGTGGGTCTTATTAGTGCAGGGCCGCGCTCGGATAGCTTACTGTGATAGTGAGCCGGTAGAACTTAGCGCCGGACAGTATCTTCATATCCCGGCGCATCGTAAACACCGGGTTGAATGGACATCTCCTACCGAAGATTGCATTTGGCTAGCAATACATTATGGATAA
- a CDS encoding enoyl-CoA hydratase-related protein, protein MTDTLQLPVLSDSTLVLNNRVATLTFQRHDVRNALTGTALIDDLVTVAEWVNHTPDVSVLIITGDGSAFSAGGNIKEMSERDGEHKEGAFAGDVYTVQNKYRLGIQRIPLAMAKIDIPVIAAVNGPAIGAGFDLTCMCDLRIGSSKALLGETFVNLGIIPGDGGAWFLQRLIGYQKAAELTLTGRVIGADEAKDLGILLEVVEPDQLIEKATELANRMADKPPQALRMTKRLLKTAQKMELPEFLDHCALMQGICHNTEDHLEAVNAFVEKRTPNYQGK, encoded by the coding sequence ATGACTGACACACTACAACTCCCAGTACTCAGCGACAGCACATTAGTCCTAAATAATCGCGTTGCTACCCTTACCTTTCAGCGCCATGACGTTCGTAACGCACTTACAGGTACAGCCTTAATCGATGACCTGGTTACTGTTGCCGAGTGGGTAAATCACACGCCAGATGTTTCAGTACTTATTATTACCGGTGATGGCAGTGCGTTCTCGGCTGGCGGTAACATCAAGGAGATGAGTGAGCGTGACGGCGAGCATAAAGAAGGCGCTTTTGCCGGTGACGTGTATACCGTACAGAATAAATATCGTCTGGGCATCCAGCGTATCCCTTTGGCGATGGCAAAGATCGACATTCCAGTGATCGCTGCGGTCAATGGTCCGGCTATTGGGGCAGGCTTTGATCTTACCTGCATGTGTGACCTTCGTATCGGTTCTTCGAAAGCTCTTCTGGGTGAAACATTTGTTAATCTGGGTATCATCCCTGGCGACGGCGGAGCCTGGTTCCTACAGCGTCTAATCGGTTATCAAAAAGCGGCTGAACTCACGCTGACCGGTCGTGTCATAGGTGCAGATGAAGCGAAAGATCTGGGTATTCTGCTTGAGGTAGTCGAACCTGATCAGCTCATTGAAAAAGCAACGGAACTGGCAAACCGAATGGCAGATAAGCCACCCCAAGCGTTGCGTATGACTAAACGCTTGCTAAAAACAGCTCAGAAAATGGAGCTTCCGGAATTCCTTGATCATTGTGCACTGATGCAGGGCATCTGTCACAACACTGAAGATCACTTAGAAGCCGTCAATGCCTTTGTCGAGAAACGCACACCGAATTATCAGGGAAAATAG
- a CDS encoding ABC transporter transmembrane domain-containing protein — protein sequence MNKFSTLTQLLRFMLPYRRYWVGAMIALFFTAGITLAIGQGVRLVIDNGFVAGSVSQLNQAIFLLVVMAILMACGTFIRFYLVSWLGERVTADIRQSVFDNVIGLHPSFFETNRSGEIMSRLTTDTTLLQSIIGSSFSMALRSLVTTSGALVMLFVTNIKLSLIIVAGVPLILLPILIFGRRVRSLARKSQDSIADVGSYAGEVIQQIKTVQSYTQEARESHAFGVEVDRAFRVAQHRIRQRAMLMAMVILLVFGALSGMLWVGGYDVITGAMSAGELGAFVFYALIVAMGVGTMSEVYGELQRAVGATERLMELLHAEPEISSPSQDAEQTTMDTSALRAELSLEEVTFNYPSRPEQAALEAFSLTLKEGAITALVGPSGAGKSTVFELLLRFYDPLKGRVCLDSVNLRDFDPRVLREQIALVSQQPALFTANVIDNIRYGRTDASYEEVIAAAKAAYAHEFIERLPDGYESDLGEQGVRLSGGQKQRIAIARAILNDRRILLLDEATSALDTESEHKVQLALDTLMQGRTTVIIAHRLSTILHADQIVVMDQGRVVATGRHAELLENSELYGRLAKLQFKRDSSTQESRLS from the coding sequence ATGAATAAGTTTTCGACACTGACACAACTGCTGCGTTTTATGCTGCCTTATCGTCGCTATTGGGTGGGTGCCATGATCGCATTGTTCTTTACGGCCGGCATCACCCTGGCAATAGGGCAAGGCGTGCGTCTGGTGATCGACAATGGCTTTGTCGCCGGATCTGTATCGCAGTTAAATCAAGCGATTTTTCTGTTAGTGGTGATGGCGATCTTAATGGCCTGTGGCACCTTTATTCGGTTTTACCTTGTCTCATGGTTAGGAGAACGGGTCACCGCTGATATTCGCCAGTCGGTGTTTGATAACGTGATCGGTCTTCATCCCAGTTTTTTTGAAACTAACCGCAGCGGCGAGATAATGTCCCGACTCACCACTGATACTACTTTGCTGCAATCTATCATCGGCAGTTCTTTTTCCATGGCGTTACGCAGTCTGGTCACTACATCCGGCGCGCTGGTTATGCTGTTTGTCACTAACATTAAGTTGTCTCTTATTATTGTTGCCGGTGTGCCACTGATTCTCCTGCCTATCCTGATCTTTGGTCGCCGTGTTCGTTCCTTAGCGCGTAAAAGTCAGGACAGTATTGCGGATGTTGGCAGTTATGCTGGCGAGGTGATTCAGCAGATTAAGACCGTACAGAGCTATACCCAGGAAGCCCGGGAAAGTCATGCTTTTGGTGTTGAGGTTGATCGGGCATTCAGGGTTGCGCAACACCGTATTCGTCAGCGAGCTATGTTGATGGCGATGGTGATATTACTGGTGTTTGGTGCTTTATCAGGAATGCTCTGGGTCGGGGGTTATGATGTTATAACCGGAGCAATGTCAGCAGGAGAGCTTGGTGCCTTTGTCTTTTATGCGCTGATTGTGGCGATGGGGGTCGGGACAATGTCGGAAGTTTACGGTGAGTTGCAGCGGGCGGTCGGTGCAACAGAGCGCTTGATGGAGCTTTTGCATGCTGAACCCGAGATTAGCTCTCCCTCTCAGGACGCTGAGCAAACAACGATGGATACTTCTGCGCTTCGGGCAGAACTATCCCTGGAAGAAGTTACTTTTAACTATCCTTCACGTCCTGAGCAAGCGGCGCTTGAAGCTTTCTCCTTAACTCTGAAGGAGGGTGCTATAACGGCTTTGGTGGGGCCGTCTGGCGCGGGTAAATCTACTGTATTTGAACTGTTGCTACGTTTTTATGACCCGCTTAAGGGGCGGGTTTGCTTAGACTCAGTTAACCTGCGAGATTTTGATCCCCGTGTACTCAGAGAACAGATAGCACTGGTCTCACAACAGCCGGCACTTTTTACGGCGAATGTTATCGATAATATTCGTTACGGAAGAACTGATGCCAGTTATGAGGAGGTCATTGCTGCAGCAAAGGCCGCTTATGCCCATGAATTCATTGAGCGCTTACCGGATGGTTATGAAAGTGATCTGGGTGAGCAGGGCGTTCGCCTGTCTGGGGGCCAGAAACAGCGCATCGCGATTGCCCGAGCGATCCTGAATGATCGTCGGATATTGTTACTGGATGAAGCCACAAGTGCCCTGGATACAGAAAGTGAGCATAAGGTGCAATTAGCATTAGATACCCTGATGCAAGGGCGAACTACGGTCATTATCGCTCACCGCCTTTCGACAATATTACATGCAGATCAGATTGTAGTGATGGATCAGGGGCGGGTGGTAGCAACCGGGCGGCATGCAGAACTGTTAGAGAACTCAGAACTCTATGGCCGACTGGCAAAGCTGCAGTTCAAACGTGACTCCAGTACTCAGGAGTCACGTTTGTCATAA
- a CDS encoding radical SAM protein, whose amino-acid sequence MELIRSRDWYTTTDGSDRGYIRPHLLKELWFHTGTACNLSCDFCLEGSGPGDQRLGLVKLADVQPYIEQALELGVEQFSFTGGEPFLAKDLVKILQLASDHAPCLVLTNGTDALQKRLHQLVGLIQTKYPVSFRVSIDSPIAADHDAGRGEGMFDLALTGMKALSDMGFNVSVARHMADGEDTPSVETQYREVFHAKGLPENIKFVAFPDFLPPGSHGHGPDITTNCMTQYHTEESRNSFMCAFSKMIVKQNDRMRVYACTLVDDDPEYDLGGNLREALEQQVSMKHHRCFSCFKYGASCSET is encoded by the coding sequence ATGGAGCTGATTCGTAGTCGTGACTGGTATACGACAACCGATGGTTCAGATCGCGGCTATATTCGTCCGCATCTGCTTAAAGAGTTATGGTTTCATACGGGCACAGCCTGTAATTTAAGCTGTGATTTTTGTCTTGAGGGCTCTGGTCCAGGTGATCAGCGTTTGGGCCTGGTCAAACTTGCGGATGTTCAGCCTTATATCGAACAAGCTTTAGAGTTGGGAGTTGAACAATTCTCCTTTACCGGTGGAGAGCCATTTCTGGCCAAGGATTTGGTTAAGATTCTTCAGCTTGCGTCAGATCATGCTCCATGCCTGGTTCTGACTAATGGCACCGACGCCTTGCAAAAACGTCTTCATCAGCTGGTCGGTTTGATACAGACAAAGTATCCGGTGAGCTTTCGGGTGAGTATAGATTCCCCTATCGCGGCTGATCACGATGCCGGGCGTGGAGAGGGGATGTTTGATCTGGCCCTGACCGGGATGAAAGCACTGTCTGATATGGGGTTTAATGTCTCAGTTGCCCGGCACATGGCTGATGGTGAAGATACGCCCAGTGTAGAAACACAGTACCGGGAAGTCTTTCACGCCAAAGGACTACCTGAGAATATAAAGTTCGTCGCATTTCCTGATTTTCTACCACCGGGTAGTCATGGCCACGGGCCGGACATCACCACAAACTGTATGACTCAATACCATACCGAAGAGTCTCGAAACAGTTTCATGTGTGCATTCAGCAAGATGATCGTTAAGCAAAATGATCGAATGCGAGTATATGCCTGTACGCTGGTGGACGATGATCCAGAATATGATCTGGGGGGGAATTTACGAGAAGCATTAGAACAACAGGTTAGTATGAAGCACCATCGTTGCTTTTCTTGTTTCAAATATGGCGCCTCATGCAGCGAAACTTAA
- a CDS encoding DUF2064 domain-containing protein, giving the protein MSQQTTLVIFCKRPLHGQGKQRIAATLGKDAAYQVACALLNCALEDSRSWPGPVVLSPGSESDREWAEDLLLMQYQVVPQCEGNLGHKLNYVDQLLRQQGASRLLFIGTDAPEHTERCYVEFDQLLQEHDIVLSPANDGGVTAMGGRQPWPALEGLPWSTPALGEQLGQACEASGFQVAFSSAGYDVDTEADLHRLLNSLAHDLRPARQQLLQLLKVLLDRKETG; this is encoded by the coding sequence ATGAGTCAACAGACAACCCTTGTTATCTTCTGTAAACGGCCCTTACACGGGCAGGGCAAGCAGCGGATTGCTGCGACACTGGGTAAAGATGCGGCCTACCAGGTGGCTTGTGCGTTATTGAATTGTGCCCTTGAAGATTCACGTAGCTGGCCGGGGCCAGTGGTTCTTTCTCCGGGAAGTGAGTCTGATCGTGAGTGGGCTGAAGATCTCTTGCTGATGCAATACCAGGTAGTACCTCAGTGTGAAGGTAACCTGGGGCATAAGCTTAACTATGTTGATCAACTACTGCGCCAGCAGGGTGCTTCCCGGTTGCTGTTTATTGGCACCGATGCCCCGGAGCATACGGAGCGGTGTTACGTAGAATTTGATCAGTTACTGCAGGAGCACGACATTGTACTTTCTCCTGCAAATGATGGCGGAGTGACTGCAATGGGGGGGCGACAGCCCTGGCCAGCATTGGAAGGACTTCCCTGGAGTACACCCGCGTTAGGCGAACAACTTGGTCAGGCCTGTGAGGCATCAGGTTTTCAGGTTGCTTTCAGCTCCGCTGGGTACGATGTCGATACAGAAGCTGACTTGCACCGTTTACTTAATTCATTAGCACATGATTTAAGGCCTGCGCGCCAACAGCTGTTACAACTCTTAAAAGTGCTGCTTGATAGAAAGGAAACTGGTTAA